One window of the Eucalyptus grandis isolate ANBG69807.140 chromosome 6, ASM1654582v1, whole genome shotgun sequence genome contains the following:
- the LOC104451657 gene encoding jacalin-related lectin 4 isoform X2: MSCSSSSSSSHQWKHDVFVSFRGIDLRNNFISHLFHGLDQAGIDYFSDDNREDTGEEIQGKIFRAIHCSRFALVVFSPNYADSKWCLYELVEILECRRQLKNHGHMVVPIFHGVKPADVSNLTSGSEFARGFERLCMNKRDDAQIRIWRDALTEAKHLSGFDLKHHVNGNESKLTEIVVKYLIEKIRPTRSLYFVKNTIGADHLAEDMISLLGICPLSRRTRKSFLVGQKEEVRMIGICGKEGIGKTTVAGVTCNNILGDFDCFVFLDKIGEANRSDLLGLQKKLLQNLMKVKGLKTYDDIHTNINEIKSIMYRKKMLLVLDDVTKKEQMDYFGAGERESFHPGSIIMVTTRDRTLLKVLKVDDEYIVKGLSPDEALQLFRRHAFKREEPKGYEELCKNLTHYAGGHPLALKRLGSYLSNKSKDHWHEILNKLVRSPHLDCIDGDNSSLSPPLQSVGPYGGQGGVSYDDGTYTGVRQISVLVKSVIESITIDYDQDGCLMRSLKHGGHLDGETYTVKLDYPNEYLTSISGHIRDDQTPIVIQSLKFHTNRKTYGPFGSEQGESFHFPQVDGAKIVGFHGKCGKHLDSIGAHFGPISHAYPFEVVGPFGGSHGMDIWDDGKYTDVRKIVVGFDSVVKSISTLYDKYGHPVGPLSHGTNEGGKTYEIKLDYPHEYLTSASGHTENASGVVILKSLTIHTNVKSYGPFGTAEGRYFSFPYTGGKIVGFHGSCDGPRLESIGAFYEPIPHTYPVKVFGPFGGAGGDSWDDGQYANIKRILVRYESSINSIDFDYFNMDGSIRSARHGSKLQGRIYEVILDYPDEFITSVAGFFTATMNSLTFRTNKRIWGPIGREDGQYFSLPSEAGKIIGFFGRSGDSLVSIGAQIELHSNMLYPFKSVGLFQSSSGSSWELYPFERLDLFRSSSVYCWDNGNEHTNVRKIIVEFETSKWPFIRSIRFQYEEENKKLWQLEAHDGVDGNTLNIGRNVKIHTIEIHDPDEYLTSISGVRLGGIRSLTFQTNKRMIGPIGKEWGKHFSSPATGGKIVGFYGTSGEQLEAIGAYFEPISCLYPIKSIGPFGGLGGCVWDDGTFSGVREIEVMYDFVIRGIMFVYDKSGEQVCSVMHGSRTGQFKSKVKLDYPREYLISISGYKREDGDNVNNAIVESLTFHSNRGRHGPFGKDTGKHFWYPSTGSKIIGFYGRCGEALNSIGVYAEPLPHLYPFKTIGPFGGTGGTPWDDGVHSDVRGFEINAHLVIHSIRILYDDNGSFVICSHHGREEHQSSRHQVMLDYPKERLVSISGYRKGNENSPDTTICDLKIHTTKTTYGPFAWKSWLKDEGDFHIPSALGGGRIVGFFGKAGSHLNSIGARLEPY; this comes from the exons AtgtcttgttcttcttcttcttcgtcttctcaTCAGTGGAAACACGACGTGTTCGTGAGTTTCAGAGGCATCGACCTGCGGAACAACTTCATATCGCACCTCTTCCATGGGCTGGACCAGGCGGGGATCGACTACTTCAGCGACGACAACAGAGAAGACACTGGGGAGGAGATCCAGGGCAAGATCTTCAGAGCGATCCACTGCTCCAGGTTCGCCCTTGTCGTGTTCTCCCCGAACTATGCCGACTCCAAGTGGTGCCTGTACGAGCTGGTCGAGATCCTCGAGTGCAGAAGGCAGCTCAAGAACCACGGCCACATGGTTGTTCCCATCTTTCACGGCGTAAAACCTGCTGACGTTTCGAACTTGACGAGCGGAAGCGAATTTGCACGAGGTTTCGAGAGGCTGTGTATGAACAAGAGAGACGATGCGCAGATACGAATATGGAGGGATGCCCTAACAGAGGCTAAGCATTTGTCGGGTTTTGATTTGAAGCACCACGTCAATGG AAATGAATCGAAGCTCACCGAAATAGTAGTCAAGTACCTTATCGAGAAAATTCGACCAACACGATCTCTCTACTTCGTGAAAAACACAATTGGAGCAGATCATTTGGCAGAAGATATGATTTCCTTGCTAGGAATTTGCCCCTTAAGTAGAAGGACAAGAAAAAGTTTTTTGGTTGGCCAAAAGGAGGAAGTGCGCATGATCGGCATATGTGGTAAGGAAGGTATAGGTAAGACAACAGTGGCGGGAGTTACTTGTAATAACATTCTTGGCGATTTCGATTGTTTTGTCTTTCTCGATAAAATTGGGGAAGCAAATCGGAGTGATCTTCTCGGCTTGCAGAAAAAGTTACTTCAAAATCTCATGAAGGTGAAAGGACTGAAGACGTATGACGACATTCACACCAACATCAATGAGATAAAGAGTATCATGTATCGTAAAAAGATGCttcttgttcttgatgatgttACTAAGAAAGAACAAATGGACTATTTTGgagctggagagagagaatcgttTCACCCCGGGAGTATAATCATGGTCACAACAAGAGATCGAACTTTGCTGAAAGTTCTCAAGGTAGATGACGAGTACATTGTCAAAGGATTGAGTCCAGACGAAGCACTTCAACTCTTTCGTCGCCATGCCTTCAAGAGAGAAGAACCTAAAGGATATGAGGAGTTGTGTAAAAATCTAACTCATTATGCAGGAGGTCATCCACTGGCTCTTAAAAGATTAGGTTCCTATCTTAGTAATAAGTCAAAAGATCATTGGcatgaaatattgaataagttggTGAGGAGCCCTCATCTCGATTGCATTGATGGAGATAATAGTTCACTCTCTCCTCCATTGCAATCAGTTGGGCCATACGGAGGTCAAGGTGGCGTTTCTTATGATGATGGAACATACACTGGTGTAAGGCAAATTAGTGTCCTTGTTAAGTCGGTTATCGAATCCATCACCATTGATTATGATCAAGATGGGTGTTTGATGCGTTCTCTAAAGCATGGTGGACATCTTGATGGCGAAACTTATACG GTCAAGCTAGATTATCCAAATGAGTACTTGACTTCAATCTCGGGCCATATAAGAGACGACCAAACTCCTATTGTCATTCAATCTCTCAAATTCCATACCAACAGAAAGACATACGGACCATTTGGCTCTGAACAAGGggaatcttttcattttccacaagtTGATGGGGCAAAAATTGTTGGGTTCCATGGAAAATGTGGCAAGCATCTTGATTCAATTGGAGCACACTTTGGGCCAATTTCTCATGCTTATCCTTTTGAAGTTGTGGGACCATTTGGGGGTAGTCATGGTATGGACATTTGGGATGATGGGAAATACACAGATGTAAGGAAAATTGTCGTAGGCTTCGATTCAGTAGTCAAGTCTATCTCTACTTTATATGACAAGTATGGACATCCAGTTGGTCCCCTCTCACATGGCACAAATGAAGGAGGCAAAACATATGAG attAAACTGGACTACCCACATGAGTATTTGACTTCGGCCTCAGGCCACACAGAAAACGCTTCTGGAGTTGTCATCCTTAAGTCATTAACAATCCATACTAATGTAAAGAGTTATGGACCATTTGGAACAGCAGAAGGAAGGTACTTTTCATTTCCATACACCGGCGGCAAGATCGTCGGGTTCCATGGGAGTTGCGACGGCCCTCGTCTCGAGTCCATCGGAGCTTTCTATGAGCCGATTCCTCATACATATCCTGTTAAGGTTTTTGGGCCTTTTGGAGGTGCAGGTGGAGATTCCTGGGATGATGGACAATATGCTAATATAAAGAGGATTCTTGTCCGCTACGAGTCATCCATTAattccattgattttgattatttcaacaTGGATGGTTCTATTCGATCCGCTAGGCATGGTTCAAAACTCCAGGGACGTATTTATGAG GTTATATTGGATTACCCAGATGAGTTTATAACGTCAGTTGCGGGTTTCTTCACCGCCACTATGAATTCGCTCACATTTCGAACTAATAAAAGAATATGGGGACCGATTGGTAGAGAGGACGGGCAGTACTTCTCCTTACCATCGGAAGCTGGCAAAATTATCGGATTCTTTGGGAGAAGTGGTGATTCTCTTGTATCTATTGGAGCACAAATCGAGCTACACTCTAACATGCTCTACCCCTTCAAGTCTGTGGGATTATTTCAGAGTTCAAGTGGGTCATCTTGGGAGCTCTATCCCTTTGAGCGTTTGGATTTATTTCGGAGTTCAAGTGTGTACTGTTGGGATAATGGCAATGAGCATACCAATGTAAGGAAAATCATTGTTGAATTCGAAACAAGTAAATGGCCATTCATCCGATCAATTCGGTTTCAGTACGAAgaggagaataaaaaattgtGGCAATTAGAGGCACATGATGGAGTTGATGGAAACACATTAAATATAGGAAGGAATGTCAAGATCCATACG ATTGAAATACATGATCCAGATGAGTATCTGACTTCTATATCCGGGGTCAGGTTGGGCGGCATTAGATCTCTCACGTTTCAAACTAACAAAAGAATGATTGGACCTATTGGTAAAGAATGGGGCAAACACTTCTCATCTCCTGCGACAGGTGGCAAAATCGTTGGATTTTATGGGACGAGTGGAGAACAACTTGAAGCAATTGGAGCGTATTTTGAACCAATCTCATGTCTTTACCCAATTAAGTCAATTGGACCATTTGGAGGCCTAGGTGGATGTGTGTGGGATGATGGGACATTCAGTGGTGTGAGGGAGATTGAGGTAATGTATGACTTTGTTATCCGTGGCATTATGTTTGTGTATGACAAGAGCGGTGAACAAGTTTGCTCAGTCATGCACGGTAGCCGCACCGGACAATTCAAGTCCAAG GTTAAATTGGATTATCCACGGGAGTACTTGATATCGATCTCTGGTTATAAGCGAGAGGATGGCGACAACGTCAATAATGCTATTGTCGAGTCGCTCACATTTCACAGTAATAGAGGAAGACACGGTCCATTTGGCAAGGACACGGGGAAGCACTTTTGGTATCCATCGACCGGAAGCAAAATTATCGGCTTCTATGGAAGATGCGGCGAGGCTCTCAATTCGATAGGAGTGTACGCGGAACCCCTACCGCACCTGTATCCTTTCAAAACTATTGGACCCTTTGGAGGTACTGGTGGGACTCCATGGGACGATGGAGTGCATTCTGATGTGAGGGGGTTTGAGATCAATGCCCACTTGGTAATTCATTCCATCCGAATTCTGTACGATGACAATGGTTCCTTCGTCATATGCTCTCATCATGGCAGAGAAGAACACCAGTCTTCAAGGCAC caggtcATGCTTGATTATCCCAAGGAGCGCCTAGTTTCGATATCGGGCTACCggaaaggaaatgaaaacagTCCTGATACTACCATCTGCGACTTGAAAATACACACCACGAAGACCACTTACGGGCCGTTTGCATGGAAATCATGGTTAAAGGATGAAGGTGATTTCCATATCCCATCCGCTTTAGGTGGTGGCAGGATTGTTGGCTTCTTTGGAAAGGCAGGATCACATCTTAATTCTATTGGAGCCCGCTTGGAACCATACTAG
- the LOC104451657 gene encoding jacalin-related lectin 4 isoform X1 gives MSCSSSSSSSHQWKHDVFVSFRGIDLRNNFISHLFHGLDQAGIDYFSDDNREDTGEEIQGKIFRAIHCSRFALVVFSPNYADSKWCLYELVEILECRRQLKNHGHMVVPIFHGVKPADVSNLTSGSEFARGFERLCMNKRDDAQIRIWRDALTEAKHLSGFDLKHHVNGNESKLTEIVVKYLIEKIRPTRSLYFVKNTIGADHLAEDMISLLGICPLSRRTRKSFLVGQKEEVRMIGICGKEGIGKTTVAGVTCNNILGDFDCFVFLDKIGEANRSDLLGLQKKLLQNLMKVKGLKTYDDIHTNINEIKSIMYRKKMLLVLDDVTKKEQMDYFGAGERESFHPGSIIMVTTRDRTLLKVLKVDDEYIVKGLSPDEALQLFRRHAFKREEPKGYEELCKNLTHYAGGHPLALKRLGSYLSNKSKDHWHEILNKLVRSPHLDCIDGDNSSLSPPLQSVGPYGGQGGVSYDDGTYTGVRQISVLVKSVIESITIDYDQDGCLMRSLKHGGHLDGETYTVKLDYPNEYLTSISGHIRDDQTPIVIQSLKFHTNRKTYGPFGSEQGESFHFPQVDGAKIVGFHGKCGKHLDSIGAHFGPISHAYPFEVVGPFGGSHGMDIWDDGKYTDVRKIVVGFDSVVKSISTLYDKYGHPVGPLSHGTNEGGKTYEIKLDYPHEYLTSASGHTENASGVVILKSLTIHTNVKSYGPFGTAEGRYFSFPYTGGKIVGFHGSCDGPRLESIGAFYEPIPHTYPVKVFGPFGGAGGDSWDDGQYANIKRILVRYESSINSIDFDYFNMDGSIRSARHGSKLQGRIYEVILDYPDEFITSVAGFFTATMNSLTFRTNKRIWGPIGREDGQYFSLPSEAGKIIGFFGRSGDSLVSIGAQIELHSNMLYPFKSVGLFQSSSGSSWELYPFERLDLFRSSSVYCWDNGNEHTNVRKIIVEFETSKWPFIRSIRFQYEEENKKLWQLEAHDGVDGNTLNIGRNVKIHTIEIHDPDEYLTSISGVRLGGIRSLTFQTNKRMIGPIGKEWGKHFSSPATGGKIVGFYGTSGEQLEAIGAYFEPISCLYPIKSIGPFGGLGGCVWDDGTFSGVREIEVMYDFVIRGIMFVYDKSGEQVCSVMHGSRTGQFKSKVKLDYPREYLISISGYKREDGDNVNNAIVESLTFHSNRGRHGPFGKDTGKHFWYPSTGSKIIGFYGRCGEALNSIGVYAEPLPHLYPFKTIGPFGGTGGTPWDDGVHSDVRGFEINAHLVIHSIRILYDDNGSFVICSHHGREEHQSSRHQSSRHQVMLDYPKERLVSISGYRKGNENSPDTTICDLKIHTTKTTYGPFAWKSWLKDEGDFHIPSALGGGRIVGFFGKAGSHLNSIGARLEPY, from the exons AtgtcttgttcttcttcttcttcgtcttctcaTCAGTGGAAACACGACGTGTTCGTGAGTTTCAGAGGCATCGACCTGCGGAACAACTTCATATCGCACCTCTTCCATGGGCTGGACCAGGCGGGGATCGACTACTTCAGCGACGACAACAGAGAAGACACTGGGGAGGAGATCCAGGGCAAGATCTTCAGAGCGATCCACTGCTCCAGGTTCGCCCTTGTCGTGTTCTCCCCGAACTATGCCGACTCCAAGTGGTGCCTGTACGAGCTGGTCGAGATCCTCGAGTGCAGAAGGCAGCTCAAGAACCACGGCCACATGGTTGTTCCCATCTTTCACGGCGTAAAACCTGCTGACGTTTCGAACTTGACGAGCGGAAGCGAATTTGCACGAGGTTTCGAGAGGCTGTGTATGAACAAGAGAGACGATGCGCAGATACGAATATGGAGGGATGCCCTAACAGAGGCTAAGCATTTGTCGGGTTTTGATTTGAAGCACCACGTCAATGG AAATGAATCGAAGCTCACCGAAATAGTAGTCAAGTACCTTATCGAGAAAATTCGACCAACACGATCTCTCTACTTCGTGAAAAACACAATTGGAGCAGATCATTTGGCAGAAGATATGATTTCCTTGCTAGGAATTTGCCCCTTAAGTAGAAGGACAAGAAAAAGTTTTTTGGTTGGCCAAAAGGAGGAAGTGCGCATGATCGGCATATGTGGTAAGGAAGGTATAGGTAAGACAACAGTGGCGGGAGTTACTTGTAATAACATTCTTGGCGATTTCGATTGTTTTGTCTTTCTCGATAAAATTGGGGAAGCAAATCGGAGTGATCTTCTCGGCTTGCAGAAAAAGTTACTTCAAAATCTCATGAAGGTGAAAGGACTGAAGACGTATGACGACATTCACACCAACATCAATGAGATAAAGAGTATCATGTATCGTAAAAAGATGCttcttgttcttgatgatgttACTAAGAAAGAACAAATGGACTATTTTGgagctggagagagagaatcgttTCACCCCGGGAGTATAATCATGGTCACAACAAGAGATCGAACTTTGCTGAAAGTTCTCAAGGTAGATGACGAGTACATTGTCAAAGGATTGAGTCCAGACGAAGCACTTCAACTCTTTCGTCGCCATGCCTTCAAGAGAGAAGAACCTAAAGGATATGAGGAGTTGTGTAAAAATCTAACTCATTATGCAGGAGGTCATCCACTGGCTCTTAAAAGATTAGGTTCCTATCTTAGTAATAAGTCAAAAGATCATTGGcatgaaatattgaataagttggTGAGGAGCCCTCATCTCGATTGCATTGATGGAGATAATAGTTCACTCTCTCCTCCATTGCAATCAGTTGGGCCATACGGAGGTCAAGGTGGCGTTTCTTATGATGATGGAACATACACTGGTGTAAGGCAAATTAGTGTCCTTGTTAAGTCGGTTATCGAATCCATCACCATTGATTATGATCAAGATGGGTGTTTGATGCGTTCTCTAAAGCATGGTGGACATCTTGATGGCGAAACTTATACG GTCAAGCTAGATTATCCAAATGAGTACTTGACTTCAATCTCGGGCCATATAAGAGACGACCAAACTCCTATTGTCATTCAATCTCTCAAATTCCATACCAACAGAAAGACATACGGACCATTTGGCTCTGAACAAGGggaatcttttcattttccacaagtTGATGGGGCAAAAATTGTTGGGTTCCATGGAAAATGTGGCAAGCATCTTGATTCAATTGGAGCACACTTTGGGCCAATTTCTCATGCTTATCCTTTTGAAGTTGTGGGACCATTTGGGGGTAGTCATGGTATGGACATTTGGGATGATGGGAAATACACAGATGTAAGGAAAATTGTCGTAGGCTTCGATTCAGTAGTCAAGTCTATCTCTACTTTATATGACAAGTATGGACATCCAGTTGGTCCCCTCTCACATGGCACAAATGAAGGAGGCAAAACATATGAG attAAACTGGACTACCCACATGAGTATTTGACTTCGGCCTCAGGCCACACAGAAAACGCTTCTGGAGTTGTCATCCTTAAGTCATTAACAATCCATACTAATGTAAAGAGTTATGGACCATTTGGAACAGCAGAAGGAAGGTACTTTTCATTTCCATACACCGGCGGCAAGATCGTCGGGTTCCATGGGAGTTGCGACGGCCCTCGTCTCGAGTCCATCGGAGCTTTCTATGAGCCGATTCCTCATACATATCCTGTTAAGGTTTTTGGGCCTTTTGGAGGTGCAGGTGGAGATTCCTGGGATGATGGACAATATGCTAATATAAAGAGGATTCTTGTCCGCTACGAGTCATCCATTAattccattgattttgattatttcaacaTGGATGGTTCTATTCGATCCGCTAGGCATGGTTCAAAACTCCAGGGACGTATTTATGAG GTTATATTGGATTACCCAGATGAGTTTATAACGTCAGTTGCGGGTTTCTTCACCGCCACTATGAATTCGCTCACATTTCGAACTAATAAAAGAATATGGGGACCGATTGGTAGAGAGGACGGGCAGTACTTCTCCTTACCATCGGAAGCTGGCAAAATTATCGGATTCTTTGGGAGAAGTGGTGATTCTCTTGTATCTATTGGAGCACAAATCGAGCTACACTCTAACATGCTCTACCCCTTCAAGTCTGTGGGATTATTTCAGAGTTCAAGTGGGTCATCTTGGGAGCTCTATCCCTTTGAGCGTTTGGATTTATTTCGGAGTTCAAGTGTGTACTGTTGGGATAATGGCAATGAGCATACCAATGTAAGGAAAATCATTGTTGAATTCGAAACAAGTAAATGGCCATTCATCCGATCAATTCGGTTTCAGTACGAAgaggagaataaaaaattgtGGCAATTAGAGGCACATGATGGAGTTGATGGAAACACATTAAATATAGGAAGGAATGTCAAGATCCATACG ATTGAAATACATGATCCAGATGAGTATCTGACTTCTATATCCGGGGTCAGGTTGGGCGGCATTAGATCTCTCACGTTTCAAACTAACAAAAGAATGATTGGACCTATTGGTAAAGAATGGGGCAAACACTTCTCATCTCCTGCGACAGGTGGCAAAATCGTTGGATTTTATGGGACGAGTGGAGAACAACTTGAAGCAATTGGAGCGTATTTTGAACCAATCTCATGTCTTTACCCAATTAAGTCAATTGGACCATTTGGAGGCCTAGGTGGATGTGTGTGGGATGATGGGACATTCAGTGGTGTGAGGGAGATTGAGGTAATGTATGACTTTGTTATCCGTGGCATTATGTTTGTGTATGACAAGAGCGGTGAACAAGTTTGCTCAGTCATGCACGGTAGCCGCACCGGACAATTCAAGTCCAAG GTTAAATTGGATTATCCACGGGAGTACTTGATATCGATCTCTGGTTATAAGCGAGAGGATGGCGACAACGTCAATAATGCTATTGTCGAGTCGCTCACATTTCACAGTAATAGAGGAAGACACGGTCCATTTGGCAAGGACACGGGGAAGCACTTTTGGTATCCATCGACCGGAAGCAAAATTATCGGCTTCTATGGAAGATGCGGCGAGGCTCTCAATTCGATAGGAGTGTACGCGGAACCCCTACCGCACCTGTATCCTTTCAAAACTATTGGACCCTTTGGAGGTACTGGTGGGACTCCATGGGACGATGGAGTGCATTCTGATGTGAGGGGGTTTGAGATCAATGCCCACTTGGTAATTCATTCCATCCGAATTCTGTACGATGACAATGGTTCCTTCGTCATATGCTCTCATCATGGCAGAGAAGAACACCAGTCTTCAAGGCACCAGTCTTCAAGGCACCAG gtcATGCTTGATTATCCCAAGGAGCGCCTAGTTTCGATATCGGGCTACCggaaaggaaatgaaaacagTCCTGATACTACCATCTGCGACTTGAAAATACACACCACGAAGACCACTTACGGGCCGTTTGCATGGAAATCATGGTTAAAGGATGAAGGTGATTTCCATATCCCATCCGCTTTAGGTGGTGGCAGGATTGTTGGCTTCTTTGGAAAGGCAGGATCACATCTTAATTCTATTGGAGCCCGCTTGGAACCATACTAG